From the genome of Brevibacterium sp. JSBI002, one region includes:
- a CDS encoding AMP-binding protein: MTVTEEFRAARDKLIELRSDYEAAREQFEWPRFTHFNFALDWFDKIAVNNDKPALWIVEQDGSEGKWSFAELSARSNQVANHLRRAGVKRGDHVMVMLNNQVELWETMLAGIKLGAVLMPATTQLGPIDLTDRAERGQAEFVVAGAEDAAKFDDVDVEVVRIVVGGEPTRQQDYSYSDADDESTEFDPQGTSRADDLMLLYFTSGTTSKAKMVAHTHVSYPVGHLSTMYWMGLTPGDVHLNVASPGWAKHAWSNIFTPWIAEACVFLYNYSRFDANALMETMDRVGVTSFCAPPTVWRMLIQADLSHLKNPPTKALGAGEPLNPEIIDRVHSEWGVLIRDGFGQTESTLQIGNSPDQELKYGSMGKALPGFDVVLIDPATGEEGDEGEICLRLDPRPIGLTTGYWSNPEKTAEAFEGGVYHTGDVASRDEDGYITYVGRADDVFKASDYRLSPFELESVLIEHEAVAEAAVVPSPDPVRLAVPKAYVVVSSKFAADADTARSILTYCREHLAPYKRIRRLEFAELPKTISGKIRRVELRAREDQLHPFSGEPVVEGNEYADTDFDLKS; encoded by the coding sequence ATGACAGTGACCGAGGAGTTCCGCGCTGCCCGAGACAAGCTGATCGAGCTCCGCAGCGATTACGAGGCCGCCCGCGAACAATTCGAATGGCCGCGTTTCACACACTTCAACTTCGCACTCGACTGGTTCGACAAGATCGCCGTGAACAACGACAAGCCGGCTCTGTGGATCGTCGAGCAGGACGGCTCTGAGGGCAAGTGGAGCTTCGCGGAGCTCTCCGCCCGGTCGAACCAGGTGGCGAATCATCTCCGCCGGGCCGGAGTCAAGCGCGGCGACCATGTCATGGTCATGCTCAACAACCAGGTCGAGCTGTGGGAGACGATGCTCGCAGGCATCAAGCTCGGTGCCGTGCTCATGCCGGCAACCACGCAGCTGGGCCCCATCGACCTCACCGACCGGGCCGAGCGCGGGCAGGCCGAGTTCGTCGTCGCCGGCGCCGAGGATGCGGCGAAGTTCGATGACGTCGATGTCGAAGTCGTGCGCATCGTCGTCGGCGGGGAACCCACCCGCCAGCAGGACTACAGCTACTCCGATGCCGATGATGAGAGCACCGAATTCGACCCTCAAGGCACCTCCCGCGCCGATGACCTGATGCTCCTCTACTTCACTTCGGGAACCACATCGAAGGCGAAGATGGTCGCCCACACGCATGTCTCCTACCCCGTCGGTCATCTCTCGACGATGTACTGGATGGGCCTGACGCCCGGCGACGTCCACCTCAATGTCGCCTCGCCCGGGTGGGCCAAGCACGCCTGGTCGAATATCTTCACCCCGTGGATCGCCGAGGCATGCGTCTTCCTCTATAACTACTCCCGCTTCGACGCCAACGCCCTCATGGAGACGATGGATCGCGTGGGAGTGACGAGCTTCTGTGCCCCGCCGACCGTGTGGCGCATGCTCATCCAGGCCGACCTCAGCCACCTGAAGAACCCTCCGACGAAGGCTCTCGGCGCCGGTGAACCCCTCAATCCCGAGATCATCGACCGCGTTCACAGCGAATGGGGTGTGCTCATCCGCGACGGGTTCGGTCAGACCGAGTCGACTCTGCAGATCGGCAACTCTCCCGATCAGGAGCTCAAATACGGTTCGATGGGCAAGGCTCTGCCCGGATTCGATGTCGTGCTCATCGACCCGGCGACCGGTGAGGAAGGCGACGAGGGCGAGATCTGCCTGCGCCTCGATCCCCGACCCATCGGCCTGACGACCGGATACTGGAGCAACCCGGAGAAGACCGCAGAGGCCTTCGAAGGCGGCGTCTACCACACCGGTGATGTGGCATCCCGGGATGAGGACGGCTACATCACCTATGTCGGTCGCGCCGATGACGTGTTCAAGGCCAGCGACTACCGTCTCTCCCCCTTCGAACTCGAAAGCGTGCTCATCGAACACGAGGCCGTCGCCGAGGCGGCCGTCGTGCCCTCGCCGGATCCGGTGCGACTGGCTGTGCCCAAGGCGTATGTCGTCGTCTCGAGCAAGTTCGCTGCCGATGCCGATACAGCACGGTCGATCCTCACCTACTGCCGTGAGCACCTGGCACCGTACAAGCGCATCCGACGCCTCGAGTTCGCCGAGCTGCCGAAGACGATCTCCGGCAAGATCCGTCGCGTCGAGCTGCGGGCCCGCGAAGACCAGCTGCATCCGTTCAGCGGCGAACCTGTCGTCGAGGGCAACGAGTACGCCGATACGGACTTCGACCTCAAGAGCTGA
- a CDS encoding transglycosylase domain-containing protein — translation MAKGQHTAKNIGRNTKNLLNYPRAGVSGCTRFLPSIRVLVVGGLSLVIALCVAFAIGYAATDIPEPNLEATGQTSTIYYSDGKTPIGQYKVEDRKSVEIDEISEPMQKAAIAAEDTSFYENRGISIKGLSRAVVGVATNKYAGGGSTITQQYVKNFYLTNEHSLDRKVKEMFISLKIDQQQSKDEILANYLNTIYLGRRSYGIEVASQNYFDKPASELNVSESALLAAMIQRPGAADPSDNPEAYQDRFDYVVKNMVDEGFITEEQAAKVEMPEVRKQNKESSLSGQKGYMWDFVRREALRKLDIDEAQLDRGGYNIVTTFDKDRMKAAEQAIKTLPQDQPEGMQAGLVSIDPDNGGIEAFYGGKNYLDQAFNASTQSHVQAGSTFKPFALVAGLENGVRLTDSYPGASPTVLNNDGTPWPVRNFGGSSYGPVSLLKATQSSINTAYAALNVQVGPDKTVDVAERAGLSENCTDKEMKTGDTGGCSIGLTPNPSNVLGTPSVKPIDMASAYATFAANGVHHETHSIKKVTKGAEDEEVYKAETKGKRVFDKAVGAETSYALSQVVQGGSGSYAQNLGRPAAGKTGTTNENKAAWFSGYTPNLATSVVLYREVDGKSVSIGSFGGRGEVTGGSFPVQVWTDYMQKALQGEKVEQFPARGELPDKPKPKNTNEPAAPKPEPKEEPEPKAPADNSDGDEDKETKAPIETPKDEKDKDSDGDEKGKEEGSEDGSDEGSKDSDGKDSKDGSSGGGDNGSDNGGDGGDPPGDNEPNPVDPPDIPNPPKPGDNDGGGAADLGGD, via the coding sequence GTGGCTAAGGGACAACACACAGCCAAAAACATCGGCAGGAATACGAAGAACCTGCTCAACTACCCGCGAGCGGGTGTGAGCGGATGCACCCGTTTCCTGCCGAGCATCCGTGTACTCGTAGTCGGCGGGCTCAGCCTTGTCATCGCTCTGTGCGTGGCTTTCGCCATCGGCTATGCTGCAACGGACATCCCCGAGCCGAACCTCGAGGCCACCGGTCAGACCTCGACGATCTACTACAGCGACGGCAAGACGCCGATCGGTCAGTACAAGGTCGAGGACCGCAAGTCAGTGGAGATCGATGAAATCTCCGAACCCATGCAGAAGGCTGCGATCGCTGCCGAGGACACCTCGTTCTACGAGAACCGTGGTATTTCCATCAAGGGTCTCTCGCGTGCTGTCGTCGGCGTGGCCACGAACAAGTACGCGGGTGGCGGTTCGACGATCACCCAGCAGTACGTGAAGAACTTCTACCTCACGAACGAGCATTCGCTTGATCGCAAGGTCAAGGAGATGTTCATCTCGCTCAAGATCGACCAGCAGCAGTCGAAGGACGAGATCCTCGCGAACTACCTCAACACCATCTACCTCGGTCGTCGTTCCTACGGAATCGAAGTGGCATCTCAGAACTATTTCGACAAGCCGGCCTCGGAACTCAATGTCAGCGAGTCCGCTCTGCTTGCCGCGATGATCCAGCGCCCGGGTGCCGCCGATCCTTCGGACAATCCCGAGGCCTATCAGGACCGCTTCGACTACGTGGTCAAGAACATGGTCGACGAAGGCTTCATCACCGAGGAGCAGGCCGCCAAGGTAGAGATGCCCGAAGTGAGGAAGCAGAACAAGGAATCCTCGCTGTCCGGGCAGAAGGGCTACATGTGGGACTTCGTCCGTCGTGAAGCCCTGCGCAAGCTCGATATCGATGAGGCCCAGCTCGACCGCGGTGGCTACAACATCGTCACCACCTTCGACAAGGATCGGATGAAGGCCGCTGAGCAGGCCATCAAGACGCTTCCCCAGGACCAGCCCGAAGGAATGCAGGCCGGCCTCGTCTCGATCGACCCGGACAACGGCGGAATCGAAGCCTTCTACGGCGGTAAGAACTACCTCGACCAGGCGTTCAACGCCTCGACACAGAGCCATGTGCAGGCCGGATCGACGTTCAAGCCATTCGCGCTCGTCGCAGGTCTGGAGAACGGTGTCAGGCTGACCGATTCCTATCCCGGTGCCAGCCCGACGGTGCTCAACAACGACGGCACGCCGTGGCCGGTGCGCAACTTCGGCGGCTCAAGCTATGGCCCGGTGAGCCTGCTCAAGGCGACGCAGTCCTCGATCAACACAGCCTATGCGGCACTCAACGTGCAGGTCGGGCCCGACAAGACTGTCGACGTCGCCGAACGTGCGGGTCTGAGCGAGAACTGCACCGACAAGGAGATGAAGACCGGGGATACCGGCGGCTGCTCGATCGGTCTGACCCCGAACCCCTCCAATGTGCTCGGTACGCCCAGCGTCAAGCCCATCGATATGGCTTCGGCGTACGCGACCTTTGCGGCAAACGGCGTGCACCACGAGACGCACTCGATCAAGAAGGTCACGAAGGGTGCCGAGGACGAGGAAGTGTACAAGGCCGAAACCAAGGGCAAGCGCGTCTTCGACAAGGCAGTTGGTGCCGAGACCTCGTACGCCCTGAGCCAGGTCGTTCAGGGTGGTTCGGGCAGCTACGCCCAGAACCTCGGTCGTCCTGCCGCCGGCAAGACCGGTACGACGAACGAGAACAAGGCCGCATGGTTCTCCGGTTACACACCGAACCTCGCCACCTCGGTCGTGCTCTATCGCGAGGTCGACGGAAAGTCCGTGTCTATCGGCTCCTTCGGCGGTCGCGGTGAGGTCACCGGTGGTTCGTTCCCCGTGCAGGTGTGGACCGACTACATGCAGAAGGCCCTCCAGGGTGAGAAGGTCGAACAGTTCCCGGCCCGGGGCGAGCTTCCCGATAAGCCGAAGCCGAAGAACACGAATGAGCCGGCCGCTCCGAAGCCCGAGCCGAAGGAAGAACCTGAGCCCAAGGCTCCCGCTGACAACAGCGACGGAGACGAGGACAAGGAGACCAAGGCTCCGATCGAGACGCCGAAGGACGAGAAGGACAAAGACTCGGACGGCGACGAAAAGGGCAAGGAAGAGGGCTCGGAGGACGGCTCCGACGAAGGTTCGAAGGACTCCGACGGTAAGGATTCGAAGGACGGTTCGTCGGGCGGCGGCGATAACGGCTCTGACAATGGCGGAGACGGCGGCGACCCCCCTGGGGACAATGAACCGAACCCCGTGGATCCACCTGATATCCCAAATCCGCCCAAACCCGGTGACAACGACGGTGGCGGTGCTGCGGACCTCGGAGGCGATTGA
- the rpsF gene encoding 30S ribosomal protein S6 translates to MRKYELMLILDNDLEERTLADTVNNLIKVVPAENGTVDNVDIWGRRRFAYEIQKKSEGYYVVVDFHAEPATTKELDRQLGLNESVLRTKILRPDAK, encoded by the coding sequence ATGCGTAAGTACGAGCTCATGCTCATTCTTGATAACGACCTCGAAGAGCGGACGCTGGCTGACACCGTGAACAACCTGATCAAGGTTGTCCCGGCTGAGAACGGCACCGTCGACAACGTGGATATCTGGGGACGTCGTCGCTTCGCGTACGAGATCCAGAAGAAGTCCGAAGGCTACTACGTCGTGGTTGATTTCCACGCCGAGCCTGCAACGACCAAGGAACTCGATCGTCAGCTCGGACTCAACGAGTCCGTTCTGCGTACGAAGATCCTCCGCCCGGACGCCAAGTAA
- the murJ gene encoding murein biosynthesis integral membrane protein MurJ encodes MSSFSSLARSSAIMTAGTMTSRVLGFVKASMLATAIGVTAVQADAFDIANKVPNTLYMLLAGGVVNAVLVPQIVRASKREDGGTDFTNRLLTLSFLLLAGVSIIATAAAPLLVWLYSSGWSDEQMALATAFAFWCLPQLFFYGLYTLLGQVLNAKSSFGPYMWAPVLNNVVAIAGLAAFILIFGTNNASPHDLDTWSPDKIALIAGTATLGVAAQALILIWPLKRIGFKYKPTFGFRGVGLGTAGKVAFWTFSAMLIGQIGFLVISRVASGASIPGDGNASNAAYTTAYLVFMLPHSLIAVSLATALFTSLAKDAANNDTEAVVGDFSMGVRMVGFVNSFAAVAFIVLATPVAMIIAGEGREQATAIGLVIITMVFGLIPFSANYLAQRVFYAYEDAKTPFLIQLPQIIFQSLAVISATIFPKSVTVAIIGLVMSLGYLMAMIISFAVLKKRLGAIDLREILTSHLKFLLAAIVAGGAGFGLLYFFPDFALAGRWQAFITTAVVGTVMLLFFIGACYLLRVRELHSIIGVVAGKLRKTA; translated from the coding sequence GTGTCCAGCTTCTCATCCCTGGCCCGGTCCTCGGCGATAATGACCGCCGGCACCATGACCTCGCGTGTGCTCGGCTTCGTCAAAGCCTCGATGCTGGCCACCGCGATCGGCGTCACCGCAGTTCAGGCCGATGCCTTCGACATTGCGAACAAGGTGCCGAACACGCTCTACATGCTGCTGGCAGGCGGCGTGGTCAATGCTGTGCTCGTCCCGCAGATCGTGCGTGCCTCCAAACGAGAGGACGGCGGTACCGACTTCACGAATCGGCTGCTGACGCTGTCTTTCCTGCTCCTCGCGGGCGTGAGCATCATCGCCACCGCCGCGGCTCCGCTGCTGGTCTGGCTCTACTCGTCGGGGTGGAGCGATGAGCAGATGGCGCTGGCCACCGCCTTCGCATTCTGGTGTCTGCCGCAGCTGTTCTTCTACGGTCTCTATACGCTGCTCGGCCAAGTGCTCAATGCGAAATCGTCGTTCGGCCCCTATATGTGGGCACCCGTGCTCAACAACGTCGTCGCGATCGCCGGTCTCGCCGCTTTCATCCTCATCTTCGGCACGAACAACGCCTCACCGCACGATCTCGACACCTGGTCCCCGGACAAGATCGCCCTCATCGCGGGCACGGCCACCCTCGGCGTCGCGGCACAGGCCCTCATCCTCATCTGGCCGCTCAAGCGGATCGGCTTCAAGTACAAGCCGACCTTCGGGTTCCGCGGGGTCGGTCTCGGCACGGCCGGAAAGGTCGCGTTCTGGACGTTCTCGGCCATGCTCATCGGTCAGATCGGCTTCCTCGTCATCTCCCGCGTCGCCTCGGGGGCGTCGATCCCCGGCGACGGAAACGCCTCGAACGCCGCATATACGACCGCCTACCTCGTCTTCATGCTCCCGCATTCCCTCATCGCGGTCTCTCTGGCCACGGCTCTGTTCACCTCCCTGGCCAAGGACGCAGCGAACAATGACACCGAGGCCGTCGTCGGCGACTTCTCGATGGGCGTGCGGATGGTCGGCTTCGTCAACTCCTTCGCCGCCGTGGCCTTCATCGTCCTCGCCACCCCCGTCGCAATGATCATCGCCGGTGAGGGACGGGAGCAGGCCACGGCCATCGGACTGGTCATCATCACGATGGTCTTCGGGCTCATTCCCTTCAGCGCGAACTACCTCGCGCAGCGGGTCTTCTACGCCTACGAGGACGCGAAGACTCCGTTCCTCATCCAGCTGCCGCAGATCATCTTCCAGTCCCTGGCGGTGATCTCGGCGACGATCTTCCCCAAGTCGGTGACGGTGGCGATCATCGGCCTCGTCATGAGCCTCGGGTACCTCATGGCGATGATCATCTCGTTCGCGGTGCTGAAGAAGCGCCTCGGCGCCATCGATCTGCGGGAGATCCTCACTTCGCATCTCAAGTTCCTCCTCGCAGCGATCGTCGCCGGAGGAGCAGGGTTCGGTCTGCTCTACTTCTTCCCGGACTTCGCCTTGGCAGGACGGTGGCAGGCGTTCATCACCACGGCCGTCGTCGGCACCGTGATGCTCCTGTTCTTCATCGGAGCTTGTTATTTGCTCAGAGTCAGAGAGTTGCATTCGATTATTGGCGTGGTAGCTGGAAAACTAAGGAAAACAGCCTGA
- a CDS encoding DUF6049 family protein produces MKPIPIRRLRFLTALLSTLLLLAGPVFAYPLLDAAPAAASTDAKTDADTDAKKDEVSITLDEVTPWVDDNGTLTVRGTISNTTKKAVEKPSLSLQMSTRKLDSESRLTSWKQGQARHRTVADLEHDGTEARKKAKKDKDADDSSESTLDTSFDDTIDPGATAEFTFRVPADDLDLSTSSPVSTWGPRGLAVQLGDDTGLRASALGFTTWYPDPEFDQTKISLLAPVTLPGHSEGGLIPSDRLDAAIAEGGSLDTIAKLLEHKELALAIDPRIIASFEAAIAEPPPADAPEETEEPDGENGEETQSPPVGAPENDDSDSSGADLEAAEKQRKRLDSWYQDFVEAAQKHTVVALPYGDPDLSALRGTKIDRLSSFAQKQREIVGDVFPDARTDIAWPVAGSATKNGLRALKKSGNSTAIISDGQQPSITGIHDDAHSQTTITDDGESTIDTLISDTKLTDMSAEAIAEDNPAGALSELVAESAVIQSEAPYRTRSLFVPLPRAAASANWEQTVEELSSAPWIAPTGVDKILDSSTEARGLLRTDSDAPHIRKRAVKSLAETRANQEDFNSVFSDRDSADIRLDRELLTCTSAAWTLGRNANICAGQAREQSENLMDSLHLRKGSSVLLVTGEKTTIPVTIVNESPAEATLRIRMKPNTPQLRAQETETVKVPAAETMRVDVPVEGLANADVPTTIEMVTADEVVLPKQESLMVRVRADWENIGTAVIGLALAVVFVIGLIKTISRGRPKIPEQQLADAMARAKTDDPEKR; encoded by the coding sequence GTGAAACCCATTCCCATCCGCCGACTGCGATTCCTCACCGCCCTGCTGAGCACGCTCCTGCTGCTCGCAGGGCCGGTTTTCGCATACCCACTGCTCGATGCCGCCCCGGCCGCTGCCAGCACCGATGCGAAGACCGACGCGGACACCGATGCGAAGAAGGACGAGGTCTCGATCACCCTCGACGAGGTGACTCCCTGGGTCGATGACAATGGCACGCTGACCGTGCGGGGAACGATCTCGAACACGACGAAGAAGGCGGTCGAGAAGCCGAGCCTGAGTCTGCAGATGTCGACTCGCAAGCTCGATTCCGAATCCCGCCTGACTTCCTGGAAGCAGGGACAGGCACGGCACCGCACCGTCGCCGATCTCGAACATGACGGAACCGAAGCGAGGAAGAAGGCGAAGAAGGACAAGGACGCCGATGACTCCTCGGAGAGCACTCTCGACACCTCGTTCGACGACACCATCGATCCCGGCGCCACCGCAGAGTTCACTTTCCGTGTGCCCGCCGATGACCTCGACCTGAGCACGTCCTCACCCGTGAGCACATGGGGGCCACGGGGGCTGGCGGTCCAACTCGGCGACGACACCGGTCTGCGAGCCTCTGCCCTCGGCTTCACCACGTGGTACCCGGATCCGGAGTTCGATCAGACGAAGATCAGCCTGCTCGCTCCCGTCACCCTGCCCGGCCATTCCGAGGGCGGACTCATCCCTTCCGACCGGCTCGATGCGGCCATCGCCGAAGGCGGTTCGCTCGACACGATCGCGAAGCTGCTGGAACACAAAGAGCTCGCTCTGGCGATCGACCCGCGAATCATCGCTTCCTTCGAAGCCGCGATTGCCGAACCGCCTCCCGCCGACGCACCGGAGGAGACCGAAGAGCCCGACGGGGAGAACGGTGAGGAGACCCAGTCACCACCGGTCGGGGCACCGGAGAACGATGACTCCGATTCCAGCGGCGCCGACCTCGAAGCCGCGGAGAAGCAGCGCAAGCGCCTCGATTCCTGGTATCAGGACTTCGTGGAGGCTGCACAGAAGCACACGGTCGTCGCTCTGCCCTATGGCGATCCCGATCTCAGTGCCCTGCGCGGGACGAAGATCGACCGACTGAGTTCCTTCGCTCAGAAACAGCGCGAGATCGTGGGGGACGTCTTCCCTGATGCCCGCACGGACATCGCTTGGCCGGTTGCCGGAAGTGCGACGAAGAACGGGCTGCGAGCGCTGAAGAAGTCCGGCAATTCCACCGCGATCATCAGCGATGGTCAGCAGCCCTCGATCACCGGCATCCACGATGATGCGCATTCGCAGACGACGATCACCGATGACGGGGAGTCGACGATCGACACTCTCATCTCCGATACGAAGCTCACGGACATGAGCGCCGAGGCGATCGCCGAGGACAACCCGGCCGGGGCACTGTCCGAGCTCGTCGCGGAGTCTGCGGTGATCCAATCCGAGGCTCCCTACCGCACCCGCAGCCTGTTCGTTCCGCTCCCACGCGCGGCCGCCTCGGCGAATTGGGAACAGACCGTCGAGGAGCTGAGCTCGGCACCGTGGATCGCTCCCACCGGGGTCGACAAGATCCTCGATTCCAGTACCGAGGCTCGCGGACTGCTGCGCACGGATTCCGACGCTCCGCACATCCGGAAGAGGGCCGTGAAGTCGCTGGCCGAGACCCGGGCGAACCAAGAGGACTTCAACAGCGTCTTCAGTGACCGTGACAGTGCCGATATCCGCCTTGACCGCGAACTCCTCACCTGCACCTCGGCGGCGTGGACCCTGGGCCGGAACGCGAACATCTGCGCCGGTCAGGCCCGCGAGCAGAGCGAGAACCTTATGGACAGCCTGCACCTGCGCAAGGGTTCGTCCGTCCTCCTCGTCACCGGCGAGAAGACGACGATTCCGGTCACGATCGTCAATGAGTCCCCCGCCGAGGCGACCCTGCGGATCCGAATGAAGCCGAACACTCCGCAGCTGCGGGCCCAGGAGACGGAGACCGTGAAGGTGCCTGCCGCGGAGACGATGCGTGTGGACGTGCCCGTCGAGGGCCTCGCCAACGCCGATGTGCCGACGACGATCGAGATGGTCACCGCCGACGAGGTGGTCCTGCCCAAGCAGGAATCACTCATGGTGCGGGTCCGCGCCGATTGGGAGAACATCGGCACCGCTGTGATCGGATTGGCACTGGCCGTGGTGTTCGTCATCGGCCTGATCAAAACCATTTCCCGCGGGCGACCGAAGATCCCCGAACAGCAGCTGGCCGATGCGATGGCCCGCGCCAAGACCGACGACCCCGAAAAGAGGTAG
- a CDS encoding single-stranded DNA-binding protein translates to MAGETVITVVGNLTSDPELRFTPNGAAVANFTVASTPRIFDRQANEFKDGETLFLRCSVWREMGENVAESLQRGTRVIVQGRLKSRSFETKEGEKRTVMELDVDEVGPSLRRATAQVSKNNPSGGGNFGGGGGNFGGGNQGGGGQQGGFGNQQSSGWGNNPQQGGQRQGGYSQGGGNAPANDPWASSNPQSGNGGWGNPGADEPPF, encoded by the coding sequence ATGGCAGGCGAAACAGTCATCACGGTCGTCGGGAACCTCACCAGCGATCCCGAACTGCGCTTCACACCGAACGGTGCGGCAGTCGCAAACTTCACCGTGGCCTCGACGCCGCGTATCTTCGACCGTCAGGCCAACGAGTTCAAGGACGGAGAGACTCTCTTCCTCCGCTGCTCGGTGTGGCGTGAAATGGGAGAGAACGTCGCCGAATCTCTGCAGCGCGGTACTCGGGTCATCGTTCAGGGCCGACTGAAGTCCCGGTCCTTCGAGACCAAGGAAGGCGAGAAGCGCACGGTCATGGAGCTGGACGTCGACGAAGTCGGCCCCAGCCTGCGACGCGCCACCGCACAGGTCTCGAAGAACAACCCCAGCGGCGGAGGAAACTTCGGCGGTGGCGGCGGCAACTTCGGCGGAGGCAACCAGGGCGGAGGCGGCCAGCAGGGCGGCTTCGGCAACCAGCAGTCCTCCGGTTGGGGCAACAACCCTCAGCAGGGTGGACAGCGCCAGGGCGGTTACAGCCAGGGCGGCGGCAACGCACCCGCCAATGACCCGTGGGCATCATCGAACCCGCAGAGCGGCAACGGCGGCTGGGGCAACCCCGGCGCCGATGAACCCCCGTTCTGA
- a CDS encoding NUDIX domain-containing protein, translating to MTTPMPKPGPRTSRRTTVEEISAGGIVVDFSHPKLAVAVIARINRAGRIEWCLPKGHLEGTETPAEAARREVEEETGIAGQIICPLGTVDYWFTVTGIRIHKLVHHFLLRAQSGTLTVDNDPDQEAIDAAWVPFNDLRSRLSFANERRIVAAARPMVSRLEQ from the coding sequence ATGACCACACCGATGCCCAAGCCGGGACCCCGCACGTCCCGCCGCACCACAGTGGAGGAGATCTCCGCCGGTGGCATCGTTGTCGACTTCTCTCATCCGAAGCTGGCCGTGGCCGTCATCGCGCGCATCAATCGCGCCGGCCGGATCGAATGGTGCCTTCCCAAGGGACATCTCGAGGGAACTGAGACTCCCGCCGAGGCGGCCCGCCGTGAGGTCGAAGAGGAGACCGGGATCGCGGGGCAGATCATCTGTCCCCTGGGAACCGTCGACTACTGGTTCACCGTGACCGGAATCCGGATCCACAAACTCGTCCACCATTTCCTGCTGCGTGCACAGTCGGGGACTCTGACCGTGGATAATGATCCTGACCAAGAAGCGATCGATGCGGCGTGGGTGCCCTTCAATGACCTGCGTTCGCGACTCTCGTTCGCCAATGAGCGCCGAATCGTCGCCGCCGCCCGACCGATGGTGTCCCGACTGGAGCAGTGA
- a CDS encoding CCA tRNA nucleotidyltransferase, with product MDPQTAHNRLHDKLDELEHILGPLGQRFSSAGFELALVGGSVRDALLGRPMPDLDFTTDAHPDDILGLISDWVDTHWDIGREFGTIGAVKSGVQIEITTYRAEAYEEDSRKPVVAFGTDLDADLVRRDFTIGAMAIRLPSKTFVDPHRGFDDLIAGRIRTPGAAADSFSDDPLRMMRAARFTSQLGLDPVPEVEEAMTAMADRIEIISAERVQVELVKLITGIDPVAGIDLLVRTGIADHVLPEVSGLQLETDEHHRHKDVYQHSLTVLRQAVELESRYAAAQEEAGMADDDPQRLRVPDFVVRFAALMHDVGKPATRRFQPGGAVTFYHHDAVGAKLTAKRMKALRFDKDTTKAVGRLVELHLRFYGYGDAGWTDSAVRRYVTDAGRLLSRLHILTRADVTTRNKRKADRLAFAYDDLEERIEALAKQEELDSIRPDLDGKQIMAILDIEPSPLVGKAYKHLLELRMEHGPLGPERAEAELRSWWESHGQ from the coding sequence GTGGATCCGCAGACCGCGCACAACCGACTGCACGACAAGCTCGACGAACTCGAGCACATCCTCGGCCCGCTGGGTCAGAGGTTCTCCTCAGCCGGTTTCGAACTCGCCCTCGTCGGCGGTTCCGTCCGTGACGCGCTGCTCGGTCGCCCCATGCCCGACCTCGACTTCACCACCGACGCCCACCCCGACGACATCCTCGGGCTGATCTCTGACTGGGTCGACACGCACTGGGACATCGGACGCGAATTCGGCACCATCGGAGCCGTGAAGTCCGGCGTCCAGATCGAGATCACGACCTACCGTGCCGAAGCCTATGAAGAGGACTCGCGCAAACCTGTTGTCGCCTTCGGAACGGACCTCGACGCCGACCTCGTCCGCCGCGACTTCACGATCGGGGCGATGGCGATCCGGCTGCCCTCGAAGACCTTCGTCGACCCGCATCGGGGATTCGATGACCTCATCGCCGGTCGCATCCGCACCCCCGGGGCCGCCGCGGACTCGTTCTCCGATGATCCGCTGCGGATGATGCGCGCGGCCCGGTTCACCTCTCAGCTCGGGCTCGACCCCGTGCCTGAGGTGGAAGAGGCGATGACGGCGATGGCCGATCGGATCGAGATCATCTCCGCCGAACGCGTCCAGGTCGAACTCGTCAAGCTCATCACCGGCATCGATCCGGTCGCCGGAATCGACCTGCTCGTGCGCACCGGAATCGCCGACCATGTCCTCCCCGAGGTGTCCGGACTGCAGCTCGAGACCGATGAGCATCATCGGCACAAGGACGTCTACCAGCATTCGCTGACCGTGCTGCGTCAGGCCGTCGAACTCGAGAGCCGGTATGCCGCTGCTCAAGAGGAGGCCGGAATGGCCGACGACGATCCACAGCGCCTCCGCGTGCCGGACTTCGTCGTGCGTTTCGCCGCGCTCATGCACGATGTGGGCAAGCCCGCCACTCGGCGCTTCCAGCCCGGCGGTGCCGTGACGTTCTACCATCACGATGCGGTCGGTGCGAAGCTCACGGCCAAGCGGATGAAGGCGCTGCGCTTCGACAAGGACACGACGAAGGCGGTCGGCCGCCTCGTCGAACTGCATCTGCGCTTCTACGGCTACGGCGATGCCGGGTGGACGGATTCGGCGGTGCGCCGCTATGTCACCGACGCGGGACGGCTGCTCTCGCGGCTGCACATCCTCACCCGCGCGGACGTGACCACCCGGAACAAGCGGAAGGCCGATCGGCTCGCGTTCGCCTATGACGACCTGGAAGAGCGCATCGAGGCCCTGGCGAAACAGGAGGAGCTCGATTCGATCCGTCCGGACCTCGACGGCAAGCAGATCATGGCGATCCTCGATATCGAACCATCACCGCTGGTGGGCAAGGCGTACAAGCATCTGCTCGAGCTGAGGATGGAGCACGGACCGCTCGGACCCGAACGCGCCGAGGCGGAGCTGCGCTCCTGGTGGGAGTCCCACGGACAGTGA